A region of Dictyostelium discoideum AX4 chromosome 1 chromosome, whole genome shotgun sequence DNA encodes the following proteins:
- a CDS encoding cellulose-binding domain-containing protein: protein MMIKHILLITFMIAMFSFAVYGENQAMQLTISQMKNSTWTDQDISYSIYVATVTNTGTSMVYDATIIPESNFNIQRRSDLWKLDFVEAIPKDLQHAKLHFPQYISQIGLAFNTTFTFGYITKGSEPAIFSITDLVYTK from the coding sequence atgatgatcaaacatattttattaattacttTTATGATTGCAATGTTTTCATTTGCAGTTTATGGTGAAAATCAAGCAATGCAATTAACAATTTCtcaaatgaaaaattcaACATGGACTGATCAAGATATATCTTATTCTATCTATGTTGCTACTGTAACCAATACTGGAACATCAATGGTTTATGATGCAACTATAATACCAGAATCCAATTTTAACATTCAAAGAAGATCTGATCTTTGGAAATTAGACTTTGTAGAAGCAATTCCAAAAGATTTACAACATGCAAAATTACATTTCCCACAATACATTTCACAAATCGGTTTAGCATTTAACACCACATTCACTTTCGGTTATATTACTAAAGGTTCAGAACCAGCAATTTTCTCAATCACTGATCTCGTTTacacaaaataa
- the dcd1A gene encoding acid N-acylsphingosine amidohydrolase-like protein, with product MKIFNKLIFLIIQCILIISVTNAQVDCGGTDNPYPIYNELPVLINQTTYGKLYKIGPPDNLINIIELYGTPYQRGLAQGQLLKSEINDIFDNFFGYITVMVNELVTKYADYLPKFLVDALEEGGVGLALDITADLTKKYTPKSFFEEMQGIADGSGIEYKTILRLHMFPELIKAACSMVGAYNSATLNKGLLQLRALDFGFDPMNPLRLHPTVMIYHPESVSAGGDGGHEFATLSWAGFLGTLTGYSQHVGICEKYWFGYNGTSSREGIPFHFLLREIIQFDESIDEALNRIINADRTCSVFMGLGSNQTNTFKAVEYSYEYVRVFDDQTPFPSYVPTPSAHPVIQDVVYIDKFVQPSNHQCLASVLQKSLGSIDVTSLINAAAQLQTGDIHIGIYDYQQNQMYVSVGTQSGPYPPPSNFTIVPAYARQFIQIDLNSFFNQ from the exons atgaaaatatttaataaattaatatttttaataattcaatgtatattaataataagtGTAACAAATGCTCAAGTTGATTGTGGTGGTACGGATAATCCATATCCAATTTATAATGAATTAccagttttaataaatcaaactACCTATGgcaaattatataaaattggtCCAcctgataatttaataaatataatagaATTATATGGTACCCCATATCAAAGAGGTTTAGCACAAggtcaattattaaaatctgaaattaatgatatttttGATAACTTTTTTGGTTATATTACAGTCATGGTAAATGAATTAGTTACAAAA tatgcAGATTATTTACCAAAATTTTTAGTTGATGCACTTGAAGAGGGTGGTGTTGGATTAGCATTAGATATTACAGCAGATTTAACAAAGAAATATAcaccaaaatcattttttgaaGAAATGCAAGGTATTGCTGATGGAAGTGGTATTGaatataaaacaattttaag atTACATATGTTCccagaattaattaaagcaGCTTGTTCAATGGTTGGTGCATATAATTCAGCAACACTTAATAAAGGATTATTACAATTACGAGCATTAGATTTTGGATTTGATCCAATGAATCCATTAAGACTTCATCCAACAGTAATGATTTATCATCCAGAATCAGTTAGTGcaggtggtgatggtggtcaTGAATTTGCTACATTATCATGGGCAGGATTTTTAGGTACTCTTACTGGTTATAGTCAACATGTTGGTATTTGTGAAAAATATTGGTTTGGTTATAATGGCACAAGTTCACGTGAAGGTATTCCATTCCATTTCTTATTACGTGAGATTATTCAATTtgatgaatcaattgatgagGCATTAAATCGTATTATTAATGCTGATAGAACTTGCTCGGTTTTCATGGGTTTAGGTAGTAATCAAACTAATACTTTTAAAGCAGTCGAATATTCTTATGAATACGTTAGAGTATTTGATGATCAAACTCCATTCCCATCCTATGTTCCAACTCCTTCTGCTCATCCAGTAATTCAAGATGTAGTTTATATTGATAAATTCGTCCAACCAAGTAATCACCAATGTTTAGCTTCAGTTCTTCAAAAATCACTTGGTTCAATTGATGTAACCTCTTTAATCAATGCTGCCGCTCAATTACAAACTGGTGATATTCATATTGGTATCTATGAttatcaacaaaatcaaatgtaTGTTAGTGTTGGTACTCAATCTGGTCCATATCCACCACCTTCAAATTTCACTATAGTTCCAGCATATGCCAGacaatttattcaaattgatttaaattcattttttaatcaataa
- a CDS encoding cellulose-binding domain-containing protein has translation MFSFAVYGENQAMQLTISQMKNSTWTDQDISYSIYVATVINTGTSMVYDATITPESNFNIQRRSDLWKLDFVEAIPKDLQHAKLHFPQYISQIGLAFNTTFTFGYITKGSEPAIFSITDLVYTK, from the coding sequence ATGTTTTCATTTGCAGTTTATGGTGAAAATCAAGCAATGCAATTAACAATTTCtcaaatgaaaaattcaACATGGACTGATCAAGATATATCTTATTCTATCTATGTTGCTACTGTAATCAATACTGGAACATCAATGGTTTATGATGCAACTATAACACCAGAATCCAATTTCAACATTCAAAGAAGATCCGATCTATGGAAATTAGACTTTGTAGAAGCAATTCCAAAAGATTTACAACATGCAAAATTACATTTCCCACAATACATTTCACAAATCGGTTTAGCATTTAACACCACATTCACTTTCGGTTACATTACTAAAGGTTCAGAACCAGCAATTTTTTCAATCACTGATCTCGTTTacacaaaataa
- a CDS encoding cellulose-binding domain-containing protein produces the protein MMIKNILLITFMIAMFSFAVYGENQAMQLTISQMKNSTWTDQDISYSIYVATVTNTGTSMVYDATITPESNFNIQRRSDLWKLDFVEAIPKDLQHAKLHFPQYISQIGLAFNTTFTFGYITKGLEPAIFSITDLVYTK, from the coding sequence atgatgatcaaaaatattttattaattacttTTATGATTGCAATGTTTTCATTCGCAGTATACGGTGAAAATCAAGCAATGCAATTAACAATTTCtcaaatgaaaaattcaACATGGACTGATCAAGATATATCTTATTCTATCTATGTTGCTACTGTAACCAATACTGGAACATCAATGGTTTATGATGCAACTATAACACCAGAATCCAATTTCAACATTCAAAGAAGATCTGATCTTTGGAAATTAGACTTTGTAGAAGCAATTCCAAAAGATTTACAACATGCAAAATTACATTTCCCACAATACATTTCACAAATCGGTTTAGCATTTAACACCACATTCACTTTCGGTTATATTACTAAAGGTTTAGAACCAGCAATTTTCTCAATCACTGATCTCGTTTacacaaaataa
- a CDS encoding cellulose-binding domain-containing protein has product MMIKHILLITFMIAMFSFAVYGENQAMQLTISQMKNSTWTDQDISYSIYVATVINTGTSMVYDATIIPESNFNIQRRSDLWKLDFVEAIPKDLQHAKLHFPQYISQIGLAFNTTFTFGYITKGSEPAIFSITDLVYTK; this is encoded by the coding sequence atgatgatcaaacatattttattaattacttTTATGATTGCAATGTTTTCATTCGCAGTTTATGGTGAGAATCAAGCAATGCAATTAACAATTTCTCAAATGAAAAATTCCACATGGACTGATCAAGATATATCTTATTCTATCTATGTTGCTACTGTAATCAATACTGGAACATCAATGGTTTATGATGCAACTATAATACCAGAATCCAATTTCAACATTCAAAGAAGATCTGATCTATGGAAATTAGACTTTGTAGAAGCAATTCCAAAAGATTTACAACATGCAAAATTACATTTCCCACAATACATTTCACAAATCGGTTTAGCATTTAACACCACATTCACTTTCGGTTATATTACTAAAGGTTCAGAACCAGCAATTTTCTCAATCACTGATCTCGTTTAcacaaaataa